The following coding sequences are from one Aethina tumida isolate Nest 87 chromosome 2, icAetTumi1.1, whole genome shotgun sequence window:
- the LOC109597578 gene encoding proton-coupled amino acid transporter-like protein pathetic isoform X2 — MAEKVSNGNAAELDTFLPQDNSTTNGVTKYKVNKNNDLESANNDPFKSRNLEHPVSDCDTLTHLLKAALGTGILSMPAAFKASGLVLGIFQTLLVSLICTHCAYILVASAHELYKKSGKHSMSFAEVAEESCRRGPKWGRSWGTSARLLVQIGIFITYFTTCSCYSVIIAKDINYVLDHYLGCTVNIRITISLLLVPLILIAYVPNLKYLAPVSMVANAFMAVGLGITFYYLVADIPEISERKLAVIPSLPVAFSITIFAIEAIGVVMPLENHMETPKHMIGLCGVLNQGMSAVTLVYILLGFLGYLQFGEITEGSITLNLPQSEIPAQIVNILIALAVYCTFGLQFYVCLDIVWNGVKDKCENHPVIANYAMRTILTVVCIAIAIAVPTIIPFVSLIGAFCFSILGIILPIIIEVLTFWDKGFGKFNWKIYKNILVVIAGILALIFGSKMAIADIVDMYKPKNETVIINATCIDKWYT; from the exons atg gcgGAAAAAGTCTCAAATGGAAATGCTGCTGAATTGGACACATTTTTACCTCAGGACAATTCAACAACAAATGGAGTTACAAA GTACaaagtgaataaaaataatgacctGGAATCAGCGAATAATGATCCTTTCAAGTCGAGGAATCTGGAACATCCTGTTTC tgactGTGATACTTTAACCCATCTACTAAAGGCTGCCTTAGGCACTGGCATTTTGTCTATGCCTGCCGCATTTAAAGCATCTGGTTTAGTCCTAGGAATATTTCAAACACTACTGGTATCCCTAATATGCACCCATTGTGCGTATATATTG gTCGCATCAGCGCACGAGTTGTACAAAAAAAGTGGAAAACATTCAATGAGCTTTGCTGAAGTCGCTGAAGAGTCTTGCCGAAGAGGTCCGAAGTGGGGCAGATCATGGGGAACTTCCGCTAG GCTGTTAGTTcaaattggaatatttatcACCTACTTCACCACATGCAGTTGCTACTCTGTTATAATAGCCAAAGACATCAATTATGTACTGGACCATTACTTGGGGTGTACTGTTAATATCAGGATAACGATATCTCTGTTATTGGTGCCTCTTATTCTGATAGCCTATGTAccgaatctgaaatatttagcGCCTGTTTCGATGGTGGCTAACGCATTTATGGCTGTAGGACTTGGCATTACTTTCTACTATCTCGTGGCTGACATACCTGAAATTTCGGAAAGAAAACTAGCTGTAATTCCGTCTTTACCAGTTGCCTTCAGTATTACCATATTTGCAATTGAAGCAATCGGAGTG gTAATGCCATTAGAAAATCacatggagacaccaaaacaCATGATTGGATTATGTGGAGTCCTCAACCAAGGAATGAGTGCCGTAACTcttgtatatattttgctaGGATTCCTGGGATACTTGCAGTTTGGTGAAATTACAGAAGGATCAATTACATTAAACTTGCCACAATCAGAAAT ACCTGCTCAAATTGTCAATATTCTAATTGCCTTGGCAGTCTATTGCACATTTGGACTGCAGTTCTACGTGTGCCTTGACATTGTATGGAATGGCGTAAAGGATAAGTGCGAAAATCATCCAGTAATTGCCAATTATGCTATGAGAACGATCCTCACAGTCGTCTGTATTGCCATTGCGATTGCTGTTCCAACAATCATTCCTTTCGTTTCCCTCATTGGTGCATTTTGCTTTTCTATACTTGGCATCATTTTGCCCATAATTATTGAGGTTTTAACTTTCTGGGATAAAGGATTCGGGAAATTcaattggaaaatttataaaaacattttggtTGTAATCGCTGGTATCCTAGCTTTAATATTTGGTTCTAAAATGGCAATTGCTGATATTGTAGATATGTACAAACCTAAAAATGAGACAGTTATAATAAATGCTACTTGCATTGACAAATGGTATACATAA